A single region of the Thermus islandicus DSM 21543 genome encodes:
- a CDS encoding ABC transporter ATP-binding protein, translating to MLRVKGLSVSYGGVIAVSSLDLEVPSGKVVALLGANGAGKTSTLAAIAGLVPALGQVWFGQAEISDLPTPQRVALGLSLVPEGGGVFSRLSVEQNLQLGAYRLRDPKEYGRRLERVYTLFPRLYERRSQVAGTLSGGERQMLAIGRALMSQPRFLMVDEPSLGLSPLMVDVVFSALAQLHREGITLLLVEQRVVEALELADYAYVLQSGRIVLSGPAAELKASDHVRKAYLGL from the coding sequence GACCTAGAGGTCCCCTCTGGAAAAGTGGTGGCGTTATTGGGGGCTAACGGCGCAGGCAAGACCAGCACCCTGGCCGCTATAGCTGGTCTTGTGCCTGCCCTAGGCCAAGTCTGGTTTGGGCAAGCGGAGATCAGCGATTTACCAACCCCTCAACGAGTGGCTCTAGGCCTTTCTCTAGTGCCTGAGGGAGGGGGGGTTTTTTCTAGGCTTTCGGTTGAGCAAAACCTTCAGCTGGGAGCCTACCGGCTCCGTGACCCTAAAGAGTACGGCCGCCGCTTAGAAAGGGTGTACACGCTTTTCCCCCGCCTTTATGAGCGGCGCTCCCAAGTCGCAGGTACCCTCTCGGGAGGGGAACGCCAAATGCTCGCCATTGGGCGGGCCCTTATGAGTCAACCCCGCTTCCTCATGGTGGATGAGCCTTCCCTCGGCCTATCTCCCCTGATGGTCGATGTGGTGTTTTCGGCCCTGGCCCAGCTACATCGGGAGGGGATAACCCTGCTCCTGGTTGAACAACGGGTGGTAGAGGCCTTGGAATTGGCCGACTATGCGTACGTGCTCCAAAGCGGGCGGATTGTCCTTTCAGGCCCTGCCGCTGAACTGAAAGCTTCGGACCACGTCCGCAAAGCGTACTTAGGACTTTAG